ATGGTGAGATGCACTGagatcacgtgtgtgtgtgtgtgtgtgtgaaaacgaAATCGAAATCTGAATCTTACTGATCTGTCAGTAACAGCAACCAATCTCCCTCCCCCAAAAAAATGATATTTTGTAAACATTTGTTCTACTACATTGTGATGTTGGTTTGAATTGGATCAATCGTTCAGCCCTGTATGGATGGAAGTCATTTTCGGGAAATGTATTCACGTGTTCCTTTTGTTCCCCAGGCGAGTACGACGCTCTCCCCGAGCAGGCGTTCTACATGGTGGGAGCCATCGAGGAGGTGATCGAGAAGGCAGCGAGATTGGAAAAGGAGCACGGGTCCTAAAGCGCTCGCTCCTGTTTGTACAGTTCTCTATGATGTGTCTGCAGCATCTTGTCCCCAAGAAAAATGTTAAAGTTGTCGAAGGAATAAAGAAACGATATATTGTATCTTtggtctttttttaatttttatttttcccATATTTAAATGTTTAGTTGCAACGAACAACGATTTTCATTATTGTTGATCAGTCGCGTCATTGCTGAAGCATCGTTGTTCAACCAAACGTGTTGCGAAGCTGTGCATTTAGCTCTTTTTCCCGGGTGAGTAGGTGGGCGCTGTGGTCTTTGTAGGCTTCAAAGTTCTATGGAATAATCACACACATGCTTTCAAGGCTATACAATATATTTCCTTGATAAAACAGTAAAGTTGTTCTGTTGTAACCAACCTCTCTGGCCTTCTCGTTTTTCTTCACTGCTTCATCGAGAGCACGTTGGAGATTCATAACCTTCACGTTAATGTTGACCGCTTCTGCTTCCTGCTGGAACCTGAAGCAGAGGTGCACACAATAAACGATTGGTTTCTCAATTATAATTTCGATTAAGGTTTTGCTACAAACTCCATTAAGATTTGTTGGTTATCAAAGACCAATCCTGCAGCACAAGTCGAATACCTGTTCTCTGCTCTGGTCTTCAACTTTTCCACTTCTTCCAACTTAATCTCCAACTGCTGAATTTTCTCTTGCATTTCCTGCAATATCAAATTTCAGTAGTAAGTGAGGCGCTGCATCACTTTTCACTTTTCTGCCCTTATAAGATTTTTTAACTGGTAAAAAGGACTGGGTGTTCTATAATCATAAGTATAACCCTCATGAATTAAATCAGGTTATTTTCAGGCAAAAGCAATCCTTAatttaaaaatacataatttcTTCATTCAGAACATTCAATAATATACATACAGGATATTACTTACGGAACCCCTACATTGGAAAGTACTGTATATAGCCTATCTCGTAAACGCCATACCTGCGCTAAAACACTTAATTCACAAATAATTGTGATTAATCTGGGAGGTATCTTTGCTCTTACCGTGGCCATAAAGTCATGTGTATTTGCCCGTTATGACAGTTTGATCCAGATTAAAGCAGCTGCATAAAAATATAAACTGGGCGCTACAGCAGGCGGTGAGCGCTCCCACACACGGCAAACAGTTTTCGGTACGAGACCGCACGTGGAATATATTTCATCCTACCTGTAAGACTTTTCCTCTTTCGACCGACAGATTTATGAAGATGTCTTTTTCTGCACAGAGGCTGTTTATCTTCTGCTTCATTTCGGTCTCCATCAAAGCACGTCCATCTGCTGCCTCTTGTAGCTGGTGCTTCAGATCTGACCAAACACGATGCaacttaaaaaaattatatattatacaataaTGACCAATGGATATTGAAGAAGTCTATACTCACCTTTACACATATCCTCTGCTGATTTAAGACTGTCCTGGGTGTCATGAAGTCTTTTTAACTGTGCTGCTTCCTGCCATTGTGTAAGGTATTTCTGTTTTAACATCTTTGCCTTCCATCCAGCTTCTTGGTCCCTTGAAATGTTGAAAATAATGGTGTTTAAGTGTCCTGCAAATGCTACACACGGAACTACGTATCAGAGAACGGCTGCAATCACCTTAAGTTCTTTTCCATATCTTCGTGTTTCTCTTCATTCAGGTGAATATCTTGTCGCAGTTTACCTATTAGAGTCTCTTGATCAAGTAATTTCTGTGAAAAGAGCGCCTCATTCTCTGACCTTAAAAGTTTGTTTTCCTCTAAAAGCTGGAAGTTGTGTCTTTTATAGTCATCTTTGAACACGACAATCCCTTGATGGTTCACGGCCAGGTCGTTAAACCTCTTCTCCAACAGCCTTACCCTCGCCCTCTCCGAGTCCAGCTCTTTCTGACCAGCTGCCCCTCGAGCCTCCAGCTCCTCGTTGACCTTCTGCAGCGCCTGGCAGCGGAGACGCGCCTGGTCGGACCTCTGCTTTAACACCCCAATCAGCCCGGACTGCTCCTCCACCCGGGCCTGCAGCGGCCCCACCTCGGACTGCTCCTCCACCCGGGACCGAAGAGGCCCCAGCTCGGTCTGGTCCTTCACCCGGGACCGCAGCGGCCCCATATCGGTCTGCCCATCTACCAGGGACCTCAGCGTCACCACTTCGGTCTGGTCCTTCTCCCGGGCCCACAGCGGCCCCAACTCGGTCTGGTCCTCCGGTGAAGTTCTCCCCAAACACTTGTGCATATCATCCATGTTCTGTGTAAGACATATTGTGTAAGCAATCAATGGTAAAACAAAATGTAAGATAATATATTTTTCCAGGGTATCGTTGCAATCTAACATTGCATGCGATTTAATGAGGCAAGATAGGAAAAATCAAAcacaattcattatttattcagAGACACATTTTCCCACTTTCTTAGAAAAACTGAAAGGAAACGGTGTTTAATTTCTcagcaatattgtaaataaactagtaaaaaaaacttaaacttTTGTTGTGCACAGCAGTAGCCTACCTGAGCCTCGTTGGTGCTCCTGATCATCTGTATGAGATCTTTCGGGTTTCTGTGCGGGGAGACCATACTCAAAGTACCGCAGTGAAGACCACAAGAAGATCTCAGACTTCAAGGTCGCATTCGGATACAAGAAAGTTTCAGTTGCTGCTGAACTGCGGCGTTGCCCATGGCAACCGGACCCCGTACGGTTACGTCCGCGGTGTGACCTGTAGGTGTCGTCGGTCCGTATGGAGGTGGGTGCTGGACGCCGTAGCTCCACACGGTCGCGCTGTCGTGCTTCTCATTGGGCGAGTTCACCACGCGGTCCTCCATCGTGTCtacttcgacaacaagtaggctAATTATAACGAGGACTTTTTACACGCACTTTACTTTGGAAAGCTTTCAATACATACACGTTGTGgactttttctttttgaagtttttagtttaaattaattatattaatagtttaataatatttatttggcTCAATATTTACTTTATAACCAATTTCTAATAGTCTTCCATGTCTTTAGTGCATAATTTAGGCCTGTTATTACGAAATATGAACCTAGACAATCAGTGATGACGAGTCAGCCGAATTAAAGCACGAATTATCAACAACTCGGGGAGGAACAGAGTCACGCGCAGCCGGGGCTATAGCATTATGCAGATTCCTGGGCCTAAGTACGGGATTTATCCTGAGGGCCAggatgggggtgggtggggatgTCTTGGACTTTGTCCACGCCCCTTTTCATCAACTCCTAGCCGGACAAGAAAGCGAGAGGAAGGCACCCGCATCCCAGTCCCAAGAGCTCTTCCATCTGCTCGGCTTCAGGCGGAGCTGGAAGGCACAGCCGGGACACAATGTGGAGAACACTACTCATACAACTCTCTATCGGCCTGCTGTTTTGTGTATCTAAGTGCCATTCCCAAGGTGAgttcatttcattcatttattgttcTTTGATGGTGTGTTTAGGTGGTGCAGTAACAGGTGGATTTTACACTTCTGTTTAGCTTCATCCAGTGACTCGCATTCCACTTGCTGCTCATCACTTGTTGCTCAAAGCCAAATTGAAAAAACACCGGCTGATTCCCAGGGAGACCTTCAATATAACTGAACTTCATATTCATTTACATTAATTTGATGTTTCTTAGCCTTCCGCGGGATTCATTAAGGAATTCCAATTCGATTTATGTTTAATAGTAA
The window above is part of the Gadus morhua chromosome 20, gadMor3.0, whole genome shotgun sequence genome. Proteins encoded here:
- the zgc:172182 gene encoding coiled-coil domain-containing protein 89 — encoded protein: MVSPHRNPKDLIQMIRSTNEAQNMDDMHKCLGRTSPEDQTELGPLWAREKDQTEVVTLRSLVDGQTDMGPLRSRVKDQTELGPLRSRVEEQSEVGPLQARVEEQSGLIGVLKQRSDQARLRCQALQKVNEELEARGAAGQKELDSERARVRLLEKRFNDLAVNHQGIVVFKDDYKRHNFQLLEENKLLRSENEALFSQKLLDQETLIGKLRQDIHLNEEKHEDMEKNLRDQEAGWKAKMLKQKYLTQWQEAAQLKRLHDTQDSLKSAEDMCKDLKHQLQEAADGRALMETEMKQKINSLCAEKDIFINLSVERGKVLQEMQEKIQQLEIKLEEVEKLKTRAENRFQQEAEAVNINVKVMNLQRALDEAVKKNEKAREVGYNRTTLLFYQGNILYSLESMCVIIP